A stretch of DNA from Bacillus sp. NP157:
GCAGCGTGAAGCGCAGGAAGCCGTAGCCACCGATCTTCAGCATCACCGCCGCCAGCACCACCGAACCACCGGTGGGTGCTTCCACGTGGGCGTCCGGCAGCCAGGTGTGCACCGGCACCATCGGCACCTTGATCGCAAAGCCCAGCAGGAAGGCGAAGAACAGCCAGCTCTGCTCGGTCATGCTGAGCTGCACCTTGGCCATGTCGGCCAGGGCAAAGCTGCCGCCGGTCTTGTGGTACAGGTAGATCAGGCCGATCAACATGAAGATCGAGCCGAAGAACGTGTAGATGAAGAACTTCAGCGTGGCGTAGACGCGGCGCGGGCCGCCCCAGATACCGATCAGGACGAACATCGGGATCAGCATCGCTTCGAAGAACACGTAGAACAGCAACGCGTCCGTCGCGCAGAACACGCCGATCATGCAGCCCTCGAGGACGAGCATGGCGGCCATGTACTGGTGCGGCTTGTTCTGCACCACTTCCCACGCACCCACGATCACCAGGATCTGGACGAAGGTCGTGAGCACGATCAGGGCAACGGAGATGCCGTCGACCGCGAGCGAGTAGTTGATGCCTAGCGAGGGAATCCAGCTGAAGGATTCACCCAGCTGGAGCGTACCCGTGGCGGCGTCGTAGGCAGGCAGGAGGGCAAGGCTGGCGGCGAAGGTGGCAACCGCGACCAGCAGCGAGATCCAGCGGGCGAGGCCTGGGCGACCGGCTCCGGCGAGCAGCACCGGGATGGCGCCGACGATCGGAAGCCAGATCAGCAGGCTGAGCAAGTGATTCGACATATAGCTCGTTTCCCTTATTGCCCGATCAGCCAGTACCCGCCCAGGAGCAGGATTAGGCCGAGGATCATGGCGAACGCGTAATGGAAGAGGAATCCGGACTGCAGGCGGCGTGCACCACCCGCGATGCGCTGCACGAGGCCAGCCGAGCCGTTGACGATGGCGCCGTCGATGATGGTCTGGTCACCCACCTTCGACAGGCCTTCGCCGAGCTTCACGCCGCCCTTCGCGAACACCGCGAAGTACAGTTCGTCGATCCAGTACTTATGGTCGAGCAGGTTGAAGATGGGCTTGAACGCGCTCTTCGCCTTGTCGGCGACGGCCGGGTTGAACAGGTAGATGTACGTGGCCGAGATGAAGCCGGCCAGCGCGATCAGGAACGGCCAAGCGATGAAGCCATGCAGGCCGGCGGCCACAGCACCGTGGAACTCGTGCGCGAGCTCGCCGAGCACGTTGTTCTCTTCCTTGACCTGGATGGCCTTGCCGAACCAGCCGTCGTACAGCATCGGCTTGACCGCGAAGAAACCGATCAGGATGGACGGGATCGCCAGCAAGACCAGCGGCACCGTCACCACCCACGGCGACTCGTGCGGTGCATGCTCGAGCACGCCCGGCGTGCCATGGCCATGGTCGTCATCGTGGTGGGCGTCGTCATGGTGGTCGGCGTGGGCGTCATGGCCATGGTGGCCGTGTGCCTTGTGCTGCACCGTGAAGCGCTCCTTGCCATGGAAGGTCATGTACAGGAGGCGGAAGCTGTAGAACGAGGTGACGAACACGCCGCCAAGCACGCAGAAGTACGCGTAGCTGGCGCCCCAGCGATGCGACTCGCCGACGGCCTCGATGATCGCGTCCTTCGAGTAGAAGCCCGAGAAGAACGGCGTACCGGCCAGGGCCAGCGAACCGATCCACATCGTGATCCAGGTGACCGGCATGTACTTGCGCAGGCCACCCATGTAGCGCATGTCCTGCTCGTGGTGCATGCCCATGATGACCGAGCCGGCGCCGAGGAACAGCAGCGCCTTGAAGAACGCGTGGGTCATCAGGTGGAACACCGCGCCGCTATAGGCGGACACGCCGAGCGCGACGGTCATGTAACCCAGCTGCGACAGCGTGGAGTACGCGATGACGCGCTTGATGTCGTTCTGCACGATGCCGATCAGGCCGGTGAAGAACGCGGTGGTCGAGCCGATCACCAGGATGAACGACAGCGCGGTCTCGGATAGTTCGAACAGCGGCGACATGCGCGCCACCATGAAGATGCCCGCGGTGACCATCGTGGCCGCGTGGATCAGCGCCGAGATGGGGGTCGGGCCTTCCATCGAATCCGGCAGCCACACGTGCAGCGGCACCTGGGCGGACTTGCCCATCGCACCGATGAACAGGCAGATGCCGATCACGGTGGCCGCGTCCCACGAATGGTCCTTGGTGATGTTGAGCACCTGGCCGACCAGCTCGGGGGCGTGGTCGAAGGCGGTCTGGTAGTCCAGCGTGTGCAGGAAGAACAGCACCGCCGAGATACCGAGCAGGAAACCGAAGTCACCCACGCGGTTGACCAGGAAGGCCTTGAGGTTGGCGAAGATCGCGGTCGGCCGCTTGTACCAGAAGCCGATCAGCAGGTACGACACCAGGCCCACCGCTTCCCAGCCGAAGAACAGCTGCATGAAGTTGTTGCTCATCACGAGCATCAACATCGAGAAGGTGAACAGGGAGATGTAGCTGAAGAAGCGCTGGTAGCCCGGGTCTTCCGCCATGTAGCCGATGGTGTAGAGATGCACCAGCAGCGACACGAAGGTGACCACCACCATCATCATGGCGGTGAGGCGGTCGACCATGAAGCCGACCGAGGCGTGGAAGCGGCCAATCTCGAACCAGGTGTAAACATCCTGGTTGAAGTTGTCCGCGCCACCCCAGACCAGCTGGTAGAGCACGTAGAACGACAGGCCGCAGGCGATCGCCACGCCCAGGATGGTGGCGCTGTGCGCCCCTGCCCGGCCGATCAGCTTGCCGAAGAGGCCGGCCAGGATCGCACCGGCCAGCGGGGCCAGGGCGATCGTCAGCAGGATTGAAAGCGAGAGACTCATCGGATCAACCCTTCATGCTGTCGATTTCGGCGACATTGATCGTGCTGCGATTACGGAACAGCAGGACCAGGATCGCCAGGCCGATGGCGGATTCCGCCGCGGCCACGGTGAGGATGAAGAACACGAACACCTGGCCCGACACGTCGCCGAAGAAGCGCGAGAAGGCCACGAAGTTGGTATTCACCGCCAGGAGCATCAGCTCGATCGCCATGAGCAGCACGATCACGTTCTTGCGGTTGATGAACAGGCCGGCGACAGCGATGCAGAACAGGATCGCGCCGAGGACGATGTAATGGGAAAGCGTGATCACTTGGCGTTCTCCTGCGTCGGATCGGCAGCCGGGGGCGCCGGCGGGGGGACCACCGAAGCCATCTGGGTCGGAGCCATCTTCACCACGCGGACGCGCTCGGTCGCCTGCACGGCAACCTGCTGCGAGGCCGACTGGTGGCGCACGCCGAGGCGCTCGCGAAGGGTCAGGGCCACGGCGGCCACGACACCCACGGTGAGGATCAGGGCGGCGATTTCGAACGGCAGCAGGAAGTCGGTGTACAGGGCCTGGCCCAGCCACGCGACGTTCGAGGTGCCGGCCGGGTTCGGACCGAGGACGTGGCCGTGCATGGCCTTCACGCCGATCATCGCCAGCATTTCGACCAGCATGACCAGTGCAACGATGATGCCCACCGGCAGGTAGCGGATGAAGCCCTCGCGGACGACCTCCTGCTTGATGTCGAGCATCATGACCACGAACAGGAACAGCACCATCACCGCGCCGACGTAGACGACGACAAGGGCGATGGCCAGGAACTCCGCTTCGGCCAGCAGCCAGACGCAGGCCATGCTGAAGAAGGTCAGCACCAGCGACAGCACGGCATGCACCGAGTTGCGCACGCTGATGACCATCAGGCCGGCGATGACGGCAATGCCTCCGAAGAGGTAGAAACAGATGAGTTGGAGCAGGTCGTTATTCATCGATGTGTCCGGGGCCCTTAGCGGTACGCCGCGTCCTGCGCGCGGGCGGCGGCGATGTCCTGCTCGAAGCGGTCGCCAATGGCCAGCAGCTGGCCCTTGGTCACCACGTTCTCGCCACGGTGTTCGAAGTGGTACTCGTGCACGTGCGTTTCGACGATCGAATCCACCGGGCAGCTCTCTTCGCAGAAGCCGCAGAAGATGCACTTGAACAGGTCGATGTCGTAACGCGTGGTGCGGCGCTGGCCATCTTCGGCGCGCGGCGCCGAGTCGATGGTGATCGCCAGCGCCGGGCACACCGCCTCGCACAGCTTGCAGGCGATGCAGCGCTCTTCACCGTTGGCGTAACGGCGCAGGGCGTGCAGGCCGCGGAAGCGGTTCGACTTGGGGATGTGCTCGAACGGATAGCGCATCGTGTATTTCGGGCTGAACATGTAGCGCATGGTCAGGCCCATGCCCTTGAACAGCTCGAGGAGCAGGAGGCTCTTGAAGTAGTGGGTTACGCGGGACATGGTTCTTTAGGCTCCCGTGCCAATGTGGACCCAGCCGAAATACTTCATGCAGCCGGCGACGAGGACCCAGACGATGGTGATGGGGATGAAGACCTTCCAGCCGAGGCGCATGATCTGGTCGTAGCGATAACGCGGGAAGCTGGCGCGGAACCACAGGAACAGGAAGGCGAAGATGAAGGCCTTGATGAACAGCCAGTGGAAGCCACCGTGGCCGATGACGCCCCACGACTCGGGGAACGGCGACAGCCAGCCACCGAGGAACAGGACCGAGGTGAGGAAGCTCACCAGGATCATGTTCGCGTATTCGGCCAGGAAGAACAGCGCGAACGGCGAGCCGGAATATTCCACGTGGAAGCCGGCGACGATTTCCGATTCACCTTCCGCGACGTCGAACGGCGCGCGGTTGGTTTCGGCCACGCCAGACACGAAGTAGATGACGAACACCGGCAGCAGCGGGATCCAGAACCAGTTCAGCGCGCCGCCCGCCTGGGCATCGACGATCGCGGTGAGGTTCAGGCTACCGGTCAGCACCAGCACGCAGACGATGGACATGCCCATCGCCAGTTCGTACGAGATGACCTGCGCCGCGGCGCGCATGGCGCCGAGCATCGCGTAACGCGAGTTGGAGGCCCAGCCGGCGAGGATGATGCCGTACACGCCCATCGAGGTCATCGCCAGCAGGTAGAGCACGCCGGCATTGACGTTGGCGAGCACCACGCCCGGGCTGAAGGGCAGCACCGCCCACGCGCACAGTGCCGGTACCAGGGCCAGCATCGGCGCAAGGAAGTACAGGAACCTGTTCGCGTTGGTCGGCAGCACCACTTCCTTGAGCAGCAGCTTCACCACGTCGGCGAAGGCCTGCAACAGGCCGGCGGGGCCGACCTTGTTCGGCCCCATGCGCACGTGCATCCAGCCCAGTACCTTGCGCTCCCACCAGACGTAGAGCGCGACGCCGATCACCAGCGGCAGCACGATCGCCAGGATGTAGAGCACCGGCAGCAAGAGGTGGTCGAAAAGTTGATCGGCCATGGGTTACGCCTTGCTCAGGGTGATGGCTGCGCCGTAAGGCGGCAGCATCGCGGTTTCGGAAAGCGCGGCGTCGATCCACGCGGCGCCATTCGGCACCGAGCCATCGATCACCAGCGGAAGCACGCTGTCACCGACGCGGACCTTGCCGCCATCGGCCACGCCGAGCTTGCCGGCTTCGTCCGCGTTGATGCGCACGGCGGCCGGACGGTTCAGCGGGTGGGCATTCAACGCACCGGCGCGGCGCAGCACCGCGTCGCCGCGATAGATCGGCACCGTGGCGATGCGCGAGAAGCCGGTGCCTTCGACACGCTGGGCCAGCTGCGGACGACGCTCCGACGCACGCTCCTGCATGCCGTCGCGCAGGCCGGCGAGGTCGTCGAACTCGAAGCCCGAAGCCTTGAGCATGCCGCCCAGCGCGCGCAGCACCTTCCAGCCCTGGCGAGCGTCGCCCGGGGCCTTCGCGCCGGCGACCAGCGCCTGCTTCGTGCCTTCGGCGTTGACCAGGGTGCCGTCCAGTTCCGGTGCGAGCGCGATCGGCAGGATCACGTCGGCCGAATCCTTCAGGGCATCGGAGGCATAGGAAGCGAACGCGACCACGGTCTGCGCCGAGTGCATGGCATGCTGGGCCAGTGCACCGTCGGCGAAGTCATGCGGCGGCTCCACGTTGTAGAGCACGTAGCCCTTGCGCGGCTGCGCCAGCATGGCGCGTGCATCGAGGCCACCCGCGGTCGGCAGCACGCCGACGCTGGACAGGCCGATGGCATTGGCACCGCCCGGCAGTTCGTTGAACGCCGCACCGGCAGCCTGCGCGATGAAGCGCGCGATGGCACGCAGCCACGAAGCTTCTGGATGGTTCGCAGCGGCGTGGCCGAAGATCACCACGGCGCCTTCAACGGCGAACGCGTTGTAGGCGGCGCGATGCTCGTCGGTCGTCGTCGTGGCGTTTACCACGCTGGCGATCGACTCAGGCACGGTCGCACCGTTCTCGGCCGCCACCTTGGCGAACTGCAGCAGCTCGCCGACGAGCTCGTGCGGCGCGGCCACGGCTTCACCAGCCAGGGCGTAGTTGAAGTTGAAGTGTGCCGGGTTCACCGCGAACACCATGGCGCCCTTCTTGGCGGCCTGGCGGATGCGGTGGTTGAGCAACGGCACTTCGTTGCGCAGGTCGGAGCCGACGATCAGCGCCGACTTCACCTTGTCCAGCGAGGCCACCGGGGAGGCAAACGGCTGGGCGAACGCGTTGTCGGCGAAATCGAGCTGGCGCAGGCGATGGTCGACGTGGGCGCTACCCAGGCCGCGGGCGAGGCGGACGAGCAGCTCGCCCTCCTCGTTCGTCGTCGCCGGATGCACGAGCACGCCAAGGTCGGAACCGGCGACGCTCTTCAGCGCTTCGCTGGCGACGGCGAGCGCGTCGTCCCACGTGGTCGTGGCCCACTGGCCGTTGCGCTTGACCATCGGTGCCTTGACGCGATCCGCCGCGTACAGGCCCTGGTGGCTGTAGCGGTCACGGTCCGACAGCCAGCATTCGTTGATCGCTTCGTTGTCGCGCGGCACCGTGCGCAGCACTTCGCCGCGGCGGGTGTGCAGCCACAGGTTCGAACCCAGCGCGTCGTGGTAAGCCACCGACGGACGGGCGACCAGTTCCCAGGCGCGGGCCTGGAACTGGAACGGCTTGTTGGTCAGCGCGCCGACCGGGCAGACGTCGATGATGTTGCCCGACAGTTCGCTCTCGATCGTCTTGCCGATGTAGGTGCCGATCTCGAGGTTTTCACCGCGGCTCATGCCACCCAGTTCGTACGTACCGGCGATCTCGCTGGTGAAGCGGACGCAGCGCGTGCACTGGATGCAGCGGGTCATCTCGGTGGCGATCAGCGGGCCGAGGTTTTCGTCGGCAACCGTGCGCTTGCGCTCTTCGTAGCGGGACACCGAACGGCCGTAGCCGAGCGAGACGTCCTGCAGTTCGCATTCGCCGCCCTGGTCGCAGATCGGGCAGTCGAGCGGATGGTTGATCAGCAGGAACTCCATCACGTTGCGCTGTGACTTGAGTGCCTTGTCCGAACGCGTGAACACCTTCATGCCCTCGCCCACCGGCGTGGCGCAGGCCGGTGCCGGCTTCGGCATCTTCTCGATCTCCACCAGGCACATGCGGCAGTTGGCGGCGATCGGGAGCTTGCGGTGATAGCAGAAGCGCGGGATGGGAATCCCGACGGCATCCGCCGCCTGGATGATCATCGACCCCTTGGCTACCTGCACCGGAACGCCATCGATCTCGATATTGACGAGATCCGGCGCGGCATTGGCTACGGGCTGCGCACTCATGCAGCGACTCCAGTGGTGGCCGTGCCAGCCGGGCCGTCCACGATGGAACGGCCGTGCTGCACGTAGTATTCGAATTCGTGCCAGAAGTGGAACAGGAAGCCCTGCACCGGCCACGCCGCGGCTTCGCCGAACGCGCAGATGGTGTGGCCTTCGATCTGGCCCGCGACGGCCTTCAGGCGGTGCAGGTCATCCTGCGTGCCCTTGCCTTCCACGATGCGCGACAGCACGCGGTGCATCCAGCCGGTGCCTTCGCGGCACGGGGTGCACTGGCCGCACGACTCCGCCATGTAGAAGCGCGAGATGCGGTGGCAGGCGCGAACCATGCAGGTGGTTTCGTCCATCACGATCACGGCGCCGGAGCCCAGGCCCGAACCCGCCTTCTGCAGCGAGTCGTAGTCCATGGTGCATTCCATGATCTTCTCGGCCGGCAGAACCTTCATCGAGGAGCCGCCAGGGATGCAGGCCTTGAGCTTCTTGCCGCCGCGGATACCGCCGGCCATCTGCAGCAGTTCGGAGAACGGCGTGCCGAGGCGGATCTCGAAGTTACCCGGGTTGGCGACGTGGCCCGACACCGAGAAGATCTTCGGGCCACCGTTGTTCGGCTTGCCGATGTTGAGGAACCACTCCGCGCCGTTGCGCAGGATCGCCGGCACCGAGGCGTAGGTCTCGGTGTTGTTGATCGTGGTCGGGCGACCGTAGAGGCCAAAGCCCGCCGGGAACGGCGGCTTGAAGCGCGGCTGGCCCTTCTTGCCTTCGAGCGATTCCATCAGCGCGGTTTCTTCGCCGCAGATGTACGCGCCGGCGCCGAGGGCGTTGTAGATGTCGACGTCGATGCCGGTGCCGTCGATGTCCTTGCCGAGCAGGCCCGCGGCGTACGCTTCCTTGAGCGCTTCCTCGATGTGCTCGAACGGCTCGTGGTGGAACTCGCCGCGCAGGTAGTTATAGGCGACGGTCGAGCCCGTGCAGTAGCACGCGATGGCCAGGCCTTCGAGGACCGAATGCGGGTTGAAACGCAGGATGTCGCGGTCCTTGCAGGTGCCCGGCTCGGATTCGTCCGAGTTGCACAGGATGTACTTCTGGCCCGGCGCATTGCGCGGCATGAAGGACCACTTCAGGCCGGTGGGGAAGCCGGCGCCGCCGCGGCCACGCAGCGAGCTCTTCTTGATCTCTTCGATCAGCGCGGCCGGATCCGGCTTTTCCGCCAGGATCTTGCGCCACGCCTTCCAGCCGTCGACCTTCTCGTAACTCTCGAGGGACCACGGCTTTTCAAAATGCAGGGTCGTGTAGACGACCTGGTGTTCCTGGGGTGCGGGTCCGACCGGACCGGTGGTGCTAGCCATTGCCCTTACCTCACTTCAGACCGTCGAGGATCGCGTCGACCGATTCGGCCGTCAGCTTCTCGTGGTAATGACCATTGACCACCATCATCGGTGCGCCAGCACACGCGGCCAGGCATTCCTCTTCCTGCTTGAGGTAGATGCGCCCGTCGGCGGTGCTTTCGCCCGTCTTGATGCCCAGCTTCTTTTCGCAATGGCGCACGAGGCCTTCGGCGCCGTTGAGCCAGCACGAGATATTGGTGCAGATCGCCACGTTGTTGCGGCCGACCGGCGTGGTCTCGAACATCGAATAGAAGCTCGCCACTTCGTAGGCCCAGATGGCCGGAAGCTCGAGGTACTTGGCGACCGCGGTGATCAGTTCATCGGTGAGGTAACCGACGTTCTGCTCCTGCGCCGCCATCAGCGACTGGATCAGCGCCGAGCGCTTGCGATCCGGCGGGAACTTGGAAACCCAATGGTCGATGTGACCGCGGGTGTGATCGTTGAGCACGGCGAGCGGATCGACGTCCTTTACCTGCTCGAAATGACCGGTGGCTTTCATGGTTCAGTTCACTCCGTCGACTTAGCGGTCGACTTCGCCGAAGACGAGATCGTAGGTGCCGATCATCGCGACGACGTCGGCAAGCATGTGGCCCCGTACGAACGCGTCCATCGAAGACAGGTGCGCGAAGCCCGGCGCGCGCAGGTGCACGCGGAACGGCTTGTTGGCACCGTCGGACACGAGGTAGCAGCCGAATTCACCCTTCGGTGCTTCCACGGCGGCGTAGGTTTCGCCGGCCGGGACGCCATAGCCCTCGGTAAAGAGCTTGAAGTGGTGGATCAGCGCTTCCATGTCGTTCTTCATCTCGACACGGCTGGGCGGGGCGACCTTGTAGTTCTGCACCATCACCGGGCCCGGGTTGGCCTTCAGCCAATCCACGCACTGGCGGATGATGCGGTTGGACTGGCGCATCTCTTCGACGCGGACCAGGTAACGGTCGTAGCAATCGCCGTTGACGCCGACGGGGATGTCGAAATCCATCGCGCCGTAGGCCGCGTAGGGCTGCTTCTTGCGCAGGTCCCACTCGATGCCCGAACCACGCAGCATGGCGCCGGTCATGCCCCAGGCCTGGGCCTTCTCGGGGGAGACCACGCCGATGCCGACCGTACGCTGCTTCCAGATACGGTTGTTGGTCAGCAGCAGTTCGTATTCGTCGACGCGCTTGGGGAAGTCGTTGGTGAACTCCGTGAGGTAGTCCAGCATCGAGCCTTCGCGCCACTGGTTCAGGCGCTTAAGGTCCCCGCCCTTGTGCCACGGCGACTCGCGGTACTGCGGCATCTGCTCGGGCAGGTCGCGGTACACGCCACCCGGACGGTAATACGTGGCGTGCATGCGCGCGCCGGACACGGCCTCGTACACGTCCATGAGCTCTTCGCGCTCGCGGAAGGCGTACAGGAACACCGCCATGGCGCCGAGGTCGAGCGCGTTCGAACCCACCCACATGAGGTGGTTCAGGATGCGGGTGATCTCATCGAACATCGTGCGGATGTACTGCGCACGGATAGGTGCCTCGATGCCCATGAGGTTTTCGATGGCGCGCACGTAGGCGTGCTCGTTGCACATCATCGAAACGTAATCCAGGCGATCCATGTAGCCGATCGACTGGTTGAACGGCTTGGCTTCGGCGAGCTTCTCGGTGCCACGGTGCAGCAGGCCGATGTGCGGATCGGCACGGACGATGGTCTCGCCGTCCATTTCCAGCACCAGGCGCAGCACGCCGTGCGCAGCGGGATGCTGCGGGCCAAAGTTCATCGTGTAATTGCGGATTTCTTCCACGGCTTAATTCTCCCGCCAGCGGTCAGCGGCTTCCGCCCTGGCCTGATCGAGGTCGGCATCGTTGCGGATCGTGCGCGGGACAAGCACGCGCGGCTCGATCGAGACCGGTTCATAGACAACGCGCTTCTGCTCGGCGTCGTAGCGGACTTCGACGTTGCCGATGAGCGGGAAATCCTTGCGGAACGGATGGCCGACGAAACCGTAATCCGTGAGGATGCGGCGCAGGTCGGGGTGGCCATCGAAAATGATGCCGAAGAGGTCGAACGCTTCGCGCTCGAACCAGTCGGCGCCCGGCCAGATGCCCGTCACCGACGGCACCACCGGGAAGTTGTCGTCTTCGCAGAATGCACGCAGGCGGATGCGCTGGTTGTTTTCCAGCGACAGCAGGTGGTACACGGCGGCGAAGCGGCGCGGCATGTCGACGTTGCGCGGACGCTCGGCCCAGGTGAAGCGGCCCACGGTGTCGCCTTCCACGCCGCGCGAGAAGCTCTCGCCCTGCGCGGTGTCGGTGTCCCACTCGGCCTTGCCGTAGCTCAGGTAGTCGACGCCACAGATGTCGATGAAGACGGTGAAGCGGAATGCCGGCTCGTCGCGCAGCGCGGTGGCCACGGCGATGAGGTCGCGCGGGGCGACCTCGGCGGTGACTTCATTGCGTTCGACCTTCACCGACAGCATGTCGCCGAAGCGCGCGGCGAGGCGTTCGACCAGCGAGGTCTCGTTATTAACGCTCATGTGCAAGCCCTGTTAGCGCGCGATCGTGTGGGTGCGGCGGATCTTCTTCTGCAACTGCAGGATGCCGTGGATCAGCGCTTCGGCCG
This window harbors:
- a CDS encoding NADH-quinone oxidoreductase subunit J; the protein is MNNDLLQLICFYLFGGIAVIAGLMVISVRNSVHAVLSLVLTFFSMACVWLLAEAEFLAIALVVVYVGAVMVLFLFVVMMLDIKQEVVREGFIRYLPVGIIVALVMLVEMLAMIGVKAMHGHVLGPNPAGTSNVAWLGQALYTDFLLPFEIAALILTVGVVAAVALTLRERLGVRHQSASQQVAVQATERVRVVKMAPTQMASVVPPPAPPAADPTQENAK
- the nuoH gene encoding NADH-quinone oxidoreductase subunit NuoH, with translation MADQLFDHLLLPVLYILAIVLPLVIGVALYVWWERKVLGWMHVRMGPNKVGPAGLLQAFADVVKLLLKEVVLPTNANRFLYFLAPMLALVPALCAWAVLPFSPGVVLANVNAGVLYLLAMTSMGVYGIILAGWASNSRYAMLGAMRAAAQVISYELAMGMSIVCVLVLTGSLNLTAIVDAQAGGALNWFWIPLLPVFVIYFVSGVAETNRAPFDVAEGESEIVAGFHVEYSGSPFALFFLAEYANMILVSFLTSVLFLGGWLSPFPESWGVIGHGGFHWLFIKAFIFAFLFLWFRASFPRYRYDQIMRLGWKVFIPITIVWVLVAGCMKYFGWVHIGTGA
- the nuoI gene encoding NADH-quinone oxidoreductase subunit NuoI, producing MSRVTHYFKSLLLLELFKGMGLTMRYMFSPKYTMRYPFEHIPKSNRFRGLHALRRYANGEERCIACKLCEAVCPALAITIDSAPRAEDGQRRTTRYDIDLFKCIFCGFCEESCPVDSIVETHVHEYHFEHRGENVVTKGQLLAIGDRFEQDIAAARAQDAAYR
- the nuoF gene encoding NADH-quinone oxidoreductase subunit NuoF: MASTTGPVGPAPQEHQVVYTTLHFEKPWSLESYEKVDGWKAWRKILAEKPDPAALIEEIKKSSLRGRGGAGFPTGLKWSFMPRNAPGQKYILCNSDESEPGTCKDRDILRFNPHSVLEGLAIACYCTGSTVAYNYLRGEFHHEPFEHIEEALKEAYAAGLLGKDIDGTGIDVDIYNALGAGAYICGEETALMESLEGKKGQPRFKPPFPAGFGLYGRPTTINNTETYASVPAILRNGAEWFLNIGKPNNGGPKIFSVSGHVANPGNFEIRLGTPFSELLQMAGGIRGGKKLKACIPGGSSMKVLPAEKIMECTMDYDSLQKAGSGLGSGAVIVMDETTCMVRACHRISRFYMAESCGQCTPCREGTGWMHRVLSRIVEGKGTQDDLHRLKAVAGQIEGHTICAFGEAAAWPVQGFLFHFWHEFEYYVQHGRSIVDGPAGTATTGVAA
- a CDS encoding NADH-quinone oxidoreductase subunit M, which encodes MSNHLLSLLIWLPIVGAIPVLLAGAGRPGLARWISLLVAVATFAASLALLPAYDAATGTLQLGESFSWIPSLGINYSLAVDGISVALIVLTTFVQILVIVGAWEVVQNKPHQYMAAMLVLEGCMIGVFCATDALLFYVFFEAMLIPMFVLIGIWGGPRRVYATLKFFIYTFFGSIFMLIGLIYLYHKTGGSFALADMAKVQLSMTEQSWLFFAFLLGFAIKVPMVPVHTWLPDAHVEAPTGGSVVLAAVMLKIGGYGFLRFTLPIVPDASEHFAWLIIVLSLVAVCYIGYVALVQGDMKKLVAYSSIAHMGFVTLGIFIAFMLVREQNNPDAARLGMQGAMVQMISHGFISGAMFSCIGVLYDRLHSRQIKDYGGVINVMPIFAPFYVLFAMANSGLPGTSGFVGEFMVILAAFSANPWIALFAAFTLIIGAAYTLWMVKRVLWGDITNPHVKELTDVNGREIFMLSAFAAGVLLFGIWPEPLVHLMDASVARLVEQLAITKV
- the nuoK gene encoding NADH-quinone oxidoreductase subunit NuoK, which encodes MITLSHYIVLGAILFCIAVAGLFINRKNVIVLLMAIELMLLAVNTNFVAFSRFFGDVSGQVFVFFILTVAAAESAIGLAILVLLFRNRSTINVAEIDSMKG
- the nuoE gene encoding NADH-quinone oxidoreductase subunit NuoE, translated to MKATGHFEQVKDVDPLAVLNDHTRGHIDHWVSKFPPDRKRSALIQSLMAAQEQNVGYLTDELITAVAKYLELPAIWAYEVASFYSMFETTPVGRNNVAICTNISCWLNGAEGLVRHCEKKLGIKTGESTADGRIYLKQEEECLAACAGAPMMVVNGHYHEKLTAESVDAILDGLK
- the nuoL gene encoding NADH-quinone oxidoreductase subunit L, which translates into the protein MLLTIALAPLAGAILAGLFGKLIGRAGAHSATILGVAIACGLSFYVLYQLVWGGADNFNQDVYTWFEIGRFHASVGFMVDRLTAMMMVVVTFVSLLVHLYTIGYMAEDPGYQRFFSYISLFTFSMLMLVMSNNFMQLFFGWEAVGLVSYLLIGFWYKRPTAIFANLKAFLVNRVGDFGFLLGISAVLFFLHTLDYQTAFDHAPELVGQVLNITKDHSWDAATVIGICLFIGAMGKSAQVPLHVWLPDSMEGPTPISALIHAATMVTAGIFMVARMSPLFELSETALSFILVIGSTTAFFTGLIGIVQNDIKRVIAYSTLSQLGYMTVALGVSAYSGAVFHLMTHAFFKALLFLGAGSVIMGMHHEQDMRYMGGLRKYMPVTWITMWIGSLALAGTPFFSGFYSKDAIIEAVGESHRWGASYAYFCVLGGVFVTSFYSFRLLYMTFHGKERFTVQHKAHGHHGHDAHADHHDDAHHDDDHGHGTPGVLEHAPHESPWVVTVPLVLLAIPSILIGFFAVKPMLYDGWFGKAIQVKEENNVLGELAHEFHGAVAAGLHGFIAWPFLIALAGFISATYIYLFNPAVADKAKSAFKPIFNLLDHKYWIDELYFAVFAKGGVKLGEGLSKVGDQTIIDGAIVNGSAGLVQRIAGGARRLQSGFLFHYAFAMILGLILLLGGYWLIGQ
- the nuoG gene encoding NADH-quinone oxidoreductase subunit NuoG, whose amino-acid sequence is MSAQPVANAAPDLVNIEIDGVPVQVAKGSMIIQAADAVGIPIPRFCYHRKLPIAANCRMCLVEIEKMPKPAPACATPVGEGMKVFTRSDKALKSQRNVMEFLLINHPLDCPICDQGGECELQDVSLGYGRSVSRYEERKRTVADENLGPLIATEMTRCIQCTRCVRFTSEIAGTYELGGMSRGENLEIGTYIGKTIESELSGNIIDVCPVGALTNKPFQFQARAWELVARPSVAYHDALGSNLWLHTRRGEVLRTVPRDNEAINECWLSDRDRYSHQGLYAADRVKAPMVKRNGQWATTTWDDALAVASEALKSVAGSDLGVLVHPATTNEEGELLVRLARGLGSAHVDHRLRQLDFADNAFAQPFASPVASLDKVKSALIVGSDLRNEVPLLNHRIRQAAKKGAMVFAVNPAHFNFNYALAGEAVAAPHELVGELLQFAKVAAENGATVPESIASVVNATTTTDEHRAAYNAFAVEGAVVIFGHAAANHPEASWLRAIARFIAQAAGAAFNELPGGANAIGLSSVGVLPTAGGLDARAMLAQPRKGYVLYNVEPPHDFADGALAQHAMHSAQTVVAFASYASDALKDSADVILPIALAPELDGTLVNAEGTKQALVAGAKAPGDARQGWKVLRALGGMLKASGFEFDDLAGLRDGMQERASERRPQLAQRVEGTGFSRIATVPIYRGDAVLRRAGALNAHPLNRPAAVRINADEAGKLGVADGGKVRVGDSVLPLVIDGSVPNGAAWIDAALSETAMLPPYGAAITLSKA